The window CCTACCACCACTTGGACCACACTGAAGCTCACTTGCCACCTGGTTTTCGGTTCCACCCTACAGATGAGGAGCTCATAACTTACTACCTTCTCAAGAAGGTTCTTGACAGCACCTTCACTGGTAGAGCCATAGCTGAAGTTGACCTCAACAAGAGTGAGCCATGGGAGCTTCCTGGTAAAATTAAGCACTTTCAACgccctttctttttttctttcttatctttggctattaatatttctttcattACTTGCTATAGTGGTAGTACAAAGAAGTTTGGATTTTCCACCTAACGTAACCTTTgtggttgtttgtttttggcaGAGAAAGCTAAGATGGGAGAGAAAGAGTGGTACTTCTTCAGCTTACGTGACAGGAAGTACCCAACTGGGTTAAGAACCAATAGGGCTACTGAAGCTGGTTACTGGAAAGCGACTGGGAAAGATAGAGAGATTTATAGCTCAAAAACTTGTTCTTTGGTGGGGATGAAGAAAACCTTAGTTTTCTACCGTGGTAGAGCTCCAAAGGGAGAGAAAAGCAACTGGGTCATGCATGAGTATCGCCTTGAAGGCAAATTTGCTTACCACTACCTTTCTCGCAACTCCAAAGTTAGTACTATCATTTTCATTTGGTTCCTTCATTAATTCATCTTGCTATCTTCTTTCTatgtttctttacttttttctcTACTCTCACATAGCATTGAACCATGTGAACTTTTTAACCCATTAAGAGCCGTTTTTTTTACACCCTCCAAATTTGCAGTGAAATAAAGTTAGGTGGAATCTGCTTTCCCCTTTAGCCTTCTATAAGTAGGTTGCGTTTGCCAATGTCGAGATGATTTTCCCCTTTCAATAACCTGTTTCTCGATTAAGATTTTGTTCCCCTTCCATAAGTAATCTTCCCCTTGTTCGTTTTAGCTCAATCTCCTCTCAACAAGTGTCTTTTTGCTAACTTAGACCACCGGTCAATACCCAAAGGCTCATAAAcgtttcttaattttttgtggtttttttaatacatgtttGCATGATGAGGGACCACAACCAAAAGTTAATCACAAAGTGATTATATAGGTTTACAAGATTCTAACACATCTTTCTTGTTagggaaaaaaattgattggtACAAGCAGTTATGACTTATAATGCTTATTATTATAGTCGTTGATATGGTACACTTTCACTAACATAAAAAATGGTTGTGATTAAATGAAGGATGAGTGGGTCATATCACGTGTGTTTCAGAAGAGTAACACCGCCACCAACAATGGAGGCTCCGTCATGTCTGCTTCTAGTAACTCCAAGAAGACAAGAATGAACAGCACCACCTCTCTTATCCATGAACCAAGTTCACCCTCCTCAGTTTTCCTTCCACCTCTTCTAGACACTTCACCCTACACCAACACAGCTAACTTCACCGACCGTCACAATGGTTCCTATGACAGCATCACCAAAAAGGAGCACGTGTCCTGTTTCTCCACAATAGCTGCAGCAACAACTGCTGTTGTCTCCCCCAACAACTTCAACAATGCAGGCTTTGACCTTTCACCTTCTCAGCCTCTTGCAACCGACCCTTTTGCCAGGTTTCAGAGGAACGTTGATTTTTCTGCTTTTCCAAGTTTGAGGTCACTACAAGACAACCTTCAGTTCCCTTTCGTCTTTTCCACGGCTGCACCGCCCTTCTCCGGCGGCGGTTCCGGCGACTTTCTCAGTTGGCCGGTGCCGGAGGAGCAGAGGCTGATAGATGGTGTTTCCAACATGCCACTGGGAGTGTCGGAGCTTGATTGCATGTGGAGCTACTAATTCAGCTTTTGTTGATTTTGTCCAGAGTTGACTACTTGGATTAGACTTTTAGACTTTGATTATGTAACATTTTGTTATGTGTTATGTGTTATGTTTTCTTTATTGCCTAATGTGGCTTGTACTATAGTACTAGTACTTGGTTTGTGTGCTGCTGTTGATTATGTGTGATGTTTTCCTTAATGGCCTTGTATGAGGGTTGAACAATCTACTttggttgttttttgttttttattactaGCCGTCTAGGGTTAGTTTGATGTAAGGTTAGTTTTGGTATTGTGTTTGAGCTATGGTACACTTAGAATTTATGTCTTTGGAAGTGTTTGCAATGTCTGACGTGTGGATCTTCAAAGTAAATGCTCAATATTTAAGAGTATCAGATCCTGTGGGGTTGTCGTGTTTGAgctatgtatgtatgtatttcaTTTATGGTCTGTTATGTCTACAGAAATCTTTGCTTTTTTATGTGTTAGAGCTTTCAACTATGGACCGTTAGGATTTATGTCTTTGCAAATGTTTCCGTTTTCAGACGTGGTGGCTCTTAAACTAAATGCTTAGATATTGACAGGGTACTAGTGCAGGATCTTGTTCGATAGAGCTAGATACGATTCCAACGTTGTAATAGATTTTAGATCCTCGTGGATTACAAGTAGTTTTGGTTTTATGTACTTGAAACTCGTCAAaagcaaaatcaaaatttggaaaaatattaagaagtatAGTGGTTTTTTTATATGCATAGGAAAAGCTCACAAATAACACAAGAATGATAGAGATGTATTAAAAATGTAGTATAATTCCTAAAAATACGATAACGTACTTAGGTATTAATATTCAGTTTCTTgaagttaaattttaatattttaatcagAGAACAACATTACACTTAAGATATCTAAACATTACACACGTTAATTTTATTCAGAGAACACTTTTAAATATCTTACCTCAGTATTCTCAGGACATGTATGAAACTCCAAAACTAATTTTCAGACATCAGATTGATTTagttattattgaataaaattttaaacataatgATTTGACCATGTGAGAAATGAgttgtttttattctttaggAACTTTTCTGGATGACATGGGTTATCTAACTTGTGGGTTCACATCCCAATGACAATCCGGAGATTTCTTTTTCTAagtgaaagttccaaaaaagtggTAGTCCTTCTTTTTAAATCAGGTTGAAtctgaaattgaaattttacaataaaagcATATAGCACAGTGCACACAGTCACTTGAGTTgtaaattgaaatttggaagGACATGGATCAAAGAAATTAGCCACTTGGGGAAAAAGAGAATTATTATATCTTCAATAAGTTTtgcaataacaaataaaatgagCATGGTATATAAGCGAGCCAATTACTGGTTGAAATATAAAGTGTTTTTTGTAaccagataaaatattttaagccaaacaattaaataaaacgtatgaaatatcttattaaaatcCAAAACATCGATCTTGGAGTTCAGCAAACCCCCATATAACTAATTAATCTATTCTTTGGCCAATTCTTGTTTTTTCTGAGTGGTCCATTCCGGTTGAAATTTAACAtgttgaaaatgataaaaagaattGTGAAATATTGTgcataaaaatattcttaaaacattattaaaatattatcaagGACAGAAACATTAGTTAGTTGAAATTATTTGaaagttacaaaaaatattaaggaTCTCACgtgttatttaataatatttttacttatttttaattagttttcaaccaataaaagacaaTCATGTGTCAGAGAATGTGTTCTTCATATACTttataaagatttttatttgtaaaatcaatacataaaaactttaaaaaaagagagacattTAATGAGATAATGAgagatataaaattgatttaatagtaaaatgagaatgagaaagaaaaaagattatgaATTTAAATCTCTCACTAATAAaactaacaatattataattaatatttgcaaataaaagaaattaaggaaACAAGACCTGTCTATTGATGAAATCGATCTATGTTAAAGAAATCTAATTGTAAATCTTGATGTTGAAACTCGCTCATtagaatgacaaaaaaaaaggtcCATACAAAGTGGCAGACAATGGTTTATAATTTAAGGTGTCTATATTCAGCTTTTTACAATGTTTTGAATAGGATTAAATGTAAAAAcgaaacaaaaaagataaagaagccTTACATCAATGATGACAAATTGTCAGGATAAGAACCTGGAAGAAATGTAATCAATGATCTAGTTGCTTTATCCAGAGGGCAAAATGGTTGAGTTTAATTTGTGAACGACTATAGGTGAGAATTTTGTTCAGCATTTACTAAAACCaccaacaattaaaattttcattatcaAGAATAAACTTACTACGCCTTATTTCATTGATAATAAGCATAGTTATTGAAGGAATTGTGTTGGTTAAAGATCTTTTGGCTTATACGGCATCCCTGTCCCTGCGTAACATGATGTACCCCACACTCAATAATTTAACTAATAGTACTAGATAATCTCTGTATTGATATAACTCAATCGACCAGCCATTGTTGATAACAATAATTTGATTGATTGCTACCGAGGAAACAGTTAAATTCATCCGGACATTGACTTGTTATTGACTCTATATGCACTTCACCACACGTGCTTCGTATTTTATTACTATATAATAATGgccaaataacttattttttaagtacATTTAATGATGTGTATATTTTAGTGTACGATACCTTGTAAATAATGGGAAAGGATAGTGTCTGTGATCACCATCTAGTTAGTACGTATAGTTATATCCAAGTCATCTTTAGTAATTTTCCTTCTAAATCATTACTACACGATATTGTGCTAAAAATGCCaagaaagattatttttttttaaaaaaattatgtatatgtTTCCCGCATGTGTATCATTCATATTTTCgtgaatataataaataaacaaataaatttaaatagacTAACTATAGATAATCCTCTTACACTATTATCCAATTATATATAGAGGGTCTTAtagtaaaattattaacttttatagtaattagtttaaaagtatattatgataatttttaattgatttataatataaaatttatacttaacACGAAAATTAAACTCAAGTCAATTTTAAGTGAAGaggacaataaaataaattaatctgaatgcgcataaaaaatataaatgcacCTTCAACAAACGcggtacataaaaaaaattattacagtcCTAATTAAACTCAGATTTCACACAAGATTCCATTAAAGCAATTTCTTGCCAAGATTCCATTTCCGATCAACCATTAACAAGAAACGCGAGTTCGTCCTATGATGCCAAGGTCCCATTTATTTATGTCAACTTTAAGTGGGAATTTCAAGTGTTATATGCGTTTtgtaaaatatacattttagaatttaaaatttttgtaatttaaaattcattgtttgaatgttttttatgaaaaatttaaatttttagaattttaaataattaaaaatgtggaattttaatttttttctaaaatgttaAAACGTTCATGTATTTCTTTTAACTCGTCACTCTTCCCTCATGCTGATGATTCTTTTCTTCAAGAAACATCACCTTTAAGCTCATAGAGCATTGATCGATTGTGGGTGTAAGGAGACAAGTAAAACTACACCCACCAGTCACGGGAGCAGTCGTCGTTATCCATCACGCGGCGGAGGTGCTTGCCGGCGCTGAGGGTCTGAGTCATGCCTTGCGCCGTTGACTGAATGTTGTGATTGGGTGTGGTGGTGTACGCCGTTGTGTCACGGTTCTCTTGCGATTTTTCATGCTGCATCAATATTCTTCTCGTTGGAATCACACCAGCCAtatattctcttctctttgtattcattttctttcaccttcacaattttaattttttttatccaaacacaattttaaaaataaaagaatttcaattgaagtatttaaaatttctcaaaattttaaattttttcatctaAACACACTCTAAGATTATTCCGAACTCATAATCACCCAAGTAATTTTGGAAAAAGTTGATCATCTCAATTTAtgaaattgaattgaaaatagtactttatttttttaaaggcaaAATATCACTTCCCTTAACATTGTGTTTGACACAGaggtaaagaaataaataaaagtatgaggaataaaaataaatggaaaaatcCAGGTGAAAAAGAGTAGAAAATAAGGATAATTTGTTAAGATGAAAGAGTGTATAAGATGAAATATTAGAACTAGAGTAGttagaaaagtgagaaaaataatttaatcaataataaaattgtcattttatcaaaaaaaaatattaattcggttattttttatacaaaaataatcttaatttcTTTCAGCCCTTACAAGCAtacatacttatttttttttttatctttcattgcATTGCACTGCTTTTCACTTTCATTGATAAAGCGTAAATAAGACAATATAATCTCATAAGtgccaaattatatatatagaatcgTGTAGTTTTTTGTGACGTAATGGAATACTTTTTCATTTCATAAAACGTGCGTTATGTATGTTGAAGCCGAGACAATCCCAGAAGTTGCTATGGCTGGCTGTTGGTTTTCCATACATGCCAACAACTCTTATGATGTGCAATGATGAACCGACATTGATGATTGTTTTTCACGTAAGTCCCGGAACACAAATTCAGATTATTTATTGTAACGGAATAAAATGGTATACGGTGGACCTTCTTCAGAAATTACCACCACTTACTATACACTCATGCTAAACTACAATGCCCCTcagttttacttttactttgattccgataagtttttaaatttgtattttttttaaacgtgTATGTTTCATGGATTAAAAACTCACTATGAGAATATGAATCTGGAAATATAATGTGGGAtgggtttgtttaattttttaaaaatatttattttaataaaataagtaattttttaatattcttttagtgtgtttgtctagattgtttttgtttaaaaaaattactttttacttattttgagaaataaattttatttgtttattagaaaaaaacatttttttaaaaatacctatgtttatttttttgtaaaaaaaagtttaaacaaaaaGATCCATTATCTTTTATgagttttgaaaaattatattcctCCCTTTCTCATTAGCTTGCTTTTTCCAAGGAGAAATGTTTTATcgttattttgtgtttttgttacaTTTAATAGGTAGTTGTAGAGGGTGAGGTACACAGGGATGGCGTGAGGAGTGTATTCATTTTCACGTGGGGGTTCTGAGTCTAATTTTGGACTTGGTGAGTACTATATAGTCTATAGCTATACACGTCCTACTTGTGGGAGGGACAAATTTAATGCACCTCTAATTAGCATtgtaactttaattttattttttaaaattaaatttatttatatatttatttggcAAGGTAGTGAAGGGGGGACCCTTGAGATCATAGCTAACAATATCTTGAAGCCTCTTCATACATAATCCTCCATCCATTCAAACATGAAAGTTTACCCTGGCCCCCTCTCCATTGTCCTATTGTGAAGATTGTAACATCTAAAATTATTGCAAGTGTGTGTGGGTGAAGCAGATGATGCCAGCCAAATAGCATGAAAATGGAAAGTTACATAAAAAGGCACATTGAAAAAATGGGGCGTGTGGCATTAGCATGGCAAATCAATATTCAATTAATGTTGTTGGGAACAAGGTATATATGTCATTGCCATAACTTATGTTGTCTCTAACTGCGTGATTGTTAGTAATCAGGTAGTAAAAGTAGTTAAAAGTGAAAAAGTATTTAAGAGGTCAAAATTGCTTTTTAATTCAAAGTGAAGATGATGAAGTCCATTttgtttgtatatttttatcttttctcgTTCGCCTACCCAACTGGCTAAGTGGATAACATCTCACAAGAAACACATTTTGCTGTCATATTGATTCAGAGTACGAAATGCCGTACTGTTTGGAATTCTCCTCGCAATATCCACAGCTTAATAACTTCAACACAAAATTAACTGATATTTAGTAATCTCATGATATTTAACTACTTTTAACATGTCCCACAAATAGTTAATAATATcatgaattattaaaataattaacaatgaTTAATTGTACCTTAAAAGACTGAATCGGGTAGATGCTAAGCAGAGAATTGTAGCGAACATTGATGATTATtggtgtaattttttattaaagttgaTTTTAAAGTTATGAGTTATAATATtgtgatttatgtttgaatattttattataaaataagttaataataaaatttaatataatttttttatctgacATAAAActtatctaaaattattttaatttaaaattaatttattggcatgaaataaaatatgagaaaatttatctaaaattacgctaattaatatttcaacgTGATTATGAAAAATCTAAGTGAAACTAAACAGCCACTTATTctattaattcatattttagaAGTACTCTAAACAGAACACAACTTATATTACATtccattttaacattttttctccTCCTTGGAAGATCAATTAATGAAgggctatttttgtttttacgtTGCGTAGCTTTCAAAACTGAGGCAGTGGCTTCTTATTTCCCAACAACGAATCAAACATGGTTCTCATCAGTTTCTAACCATCGGTGCAGCAATGGCACCACCAACCAACAATAATCATGATGATGCCTATGCACTTATAGGGCTAGCCAAGGGAATAGGAGGATGATCATCATAATGATGGTGATGATGAAATTGGACTTTGAGGTACATTAaggttgaaaattgaaatgggGGTATGTATGGTGTGTGTGATCCTGTGCATGATTGGTGAGGAATGCAATGAGTATATATTTTTCACCAGTTatggggtttgtttgtttgttgttgttgttagagTCGGTTATGGACAAAGAAAGTGTTACGCCAGCTGCGTGTGCATGGAAATGGCATGGCACGCGGTGTACCCTACTTCAGTAGCTTAGTACACAACAATAAtactataatataataatccttTTGGACACTTTCTTCACAATTATTTGAGGTCTCatagtctctctctctctctctcactgcTTTCCAATGTTTTAGTCTCCACCTTGTGATGGCTCTGAAATATAAGGCAAGGAAGAATAACATGCATGTGCTAAAGGCCAAACGCCAAAAGCTTGGGTTTGGAACTTATACAAACACAAGGGAATCATGACCTTCAAAAACTGAGGTGGCTTTGTACTTGGTACTTGGCCTCTGgtccattttttattcttatattgttTGGCTTTGTTTCCTCCTCCTTAACTTGACACATAATTTCTTTGAGATTTTTACTTTATTGATGTACTATagttcaatcttttttttttctcccccaCCATTTTTTACCCTTGTGGTGAACTATGAAACGGGATTTTAGTAGTTATAGttagttatattatataaataaaagtacTACTACCCCTAGCCCCTGTGATGGGATGATCTTGTCTTTCGTGTATAAATTAGAcagttttagaaagaaaaaaaaatgttggtaA of the Glycine max cultivar Williams 82 chromosome 13, Glycine_max_v4.0, whole genome shotgun sequence genome contains:
- the LOC100805987 gene encoding protein CUP-SHAPED COTYLEDON 2 yields the protein MDNSSYHHLDHTEAHLPPGFRFHPTDEELITYYLLKKVLDSTFTGRAIAEVDLNKSEPWELPEKAKMGEKEWYFFSLRDRKYPTGLRTNRATEAGYWKATGKDREIYSSKTCSLVGMKKTLVFYRGRAPKGEKSNWVMHEYRLEGKFAYHYLSRNSKDEWVISRVFQKSNTATNNGGSVMSASSNSKKTRMNSTTSLIHEPSSPSSVFLPPLLDTSPYTNTANFTDRHNGSYDSITKKEHVSCFSTIAAATTAVVSPNNFNNAGFDLSPSQPLATDPFARFQRNVDFSAFPSLRSLQDNLQFPFVFSTAAPPFSGGGSGDFLSWPVPEEQRLIDGVSNMPLGVSELDCMWSY